In Spiroplasma clarkii, the DNA window ACATTGTTTTGTTAATAATTTTACAAAATTGTTTATCCATAATTTTTTCCTTTAAATTCCATTTAAATCATCCTCACTGTTTATTGTTTTAAGCATTTTTTCATTAACATTTTTTTTGAATTCTACAATAGTTTCAAAATATGGTCGGTAATTTTTTTTGTGTTGGGTATTAATATTAATTAAGAAAACAAAATACACAATTCTTTTCTTTCACATAATTCCATTTTTAAAAAAGAATAAGTTATAATCATTTTCTAAAACTAGCTCTGTTTCAGCATGGGGAATTGCTGTGAAGTCTCCAATGTAAGTTGAACTTTTTTGTTCCCTCTCAATTAAAGCACTTAGTAATTTTTGTTTAATGTTGGGTTGGTCATTTAATTTTTCAACAATTAAATTAATTGCTTCAAGATTATCCTGAATTTTATTAACTTGAATATAAAATTTTTGAAATTGATTTAAGTTGTTGTTAATATTTTTTTGATTCAATTTGGTTTTAATAAATTCAATAGTTTTATTTGTAATAATAGGATCAATATAAATTTTATTAATGTGATTGATATTTTGATCACCAACAATTATTAAAAAATCATTTTTATCTAACTCTATTTCTTGAAGTTGAACTGAAGAAATTAACTGAATCTTGTTTAATTGTTGAATTTCAGAGGTAATTTTGTGTAACAAAATATTTGAAACCACATTTTTTTCATCTGAAATTAAATAACTTGTGAACTGTTGGTTTTGTTGAGAATTAATTTCTAGTAAAGAAATATGGATTGCTAAAAAACCTAATTCTTGTTCACTGATATTTTTAAGATTAAACTCTGCTTCTAAAAATTTTGCTAACTTAATTGAAGTGTCATATTGTCATGGGTAATTATTTTTAATTTGATCAATATAAGGATTTTTAAATTCAATTCCAGTTGAATAGCGAATGATTAGAGCTTCAATGTGTTGTAATAAATTTTTATAAACTTCACTCTTGTTGATTTGGTTAACTTGTAAATTTGATATTAAAAAGTTATCTAACTTTTTTTCTAAGTCAAAAACAATTTTACTGTTAATTAACTTGTATGACATCAACTTAATTTCTAAGTAATAAATTTCATGAACTGGTAATTGCAAATTTCACTCTTGACTTATATAATCTAAAATTTTTGTCAATAGATTGTTCTCTTCAATTTGCATATTCTTAAAATTATCAAATTTAACTATCTGATTTTTTAAGATTCTGTGTATCATAATGTAAAAAATTTTAACAAATTCATTCAAAGAATACAATGAAACTTGTCTATTTTGAGAAACTAAATCTCGAAAAAATAATTGAGTTTTAAAGTATTCTTCATCATTAAAAACTAAATAATTTTCAAAAAGTTTTCTTTTTTGCTGCTCACTGTTGATTAGAATCAATTTGTTCCCAGCTTGGTCTTGTTCAAATTTAATAATATCTTGGACAAAATTTTGATTAATTGTTTTGATATCATCTTTTAAGACTGCAAAATTTATATACAGACTTTTAAAAACTTGATCAACATAAACTTCATTAGTTTCAAAAAGTTTTTGGACTATTCAATAAATGCGCTGGTTTTTATCATTGTAATCAACAGTTTCATGTGTGAGATTATGATGCAAAGAAATTGAGTGATCTAAAATGTAGTAATTGCCCTGTTTGGTTATTTCAATCTGATATTTAGACTTAAGTCTTAAAATATCAGTTCTTAAAGTGCGTTCACTAATGTTTCATTTATTAATTGTAGTTTGAATGTCTAAACACCCATTTGTCATTAATTCTTTTAGTATCTGGTCAATTCTCATCATCATTACCCCTTATCATTATCTTATTAATCCATAATTTTTTATATTTCTGCATTTCCAATTTTTTGGCAATCACCATTTTAGTAAATATCTGAATAAAAATAGACCGAAACTTTTAGTGCTTAATTCTTTTAAATGATAAATAAAAAAACTCTATTTGTAAATAGAGTTTTACATAAAATAGCCTGTTACAATTAAAACTTTTTCAAATCAATGAAATTACTAATAATATATAAATTCAACATTGACATAACTGTGATTCAAATATTGTATTCATCAGGATGAAGGTTTGGTTTTTTATAACTATCTCTCATTAATCCACTTCCAAAATAGCTATTTGAAACTTCTGACTGCAAACTTTTTAGATATTGAAATAAACTTGAATTATAAACTTCTAGACTAATGTATTCAGTTTTATTAATTTCAACTTGATCTACTCCAGTGAATTCTAGAGTTTTGAAATTATTTTCTTCCACTAAATTATTTTTTAGATAGTTATTTAAAAATAGGGTTTGTTTTCAAGTTTGAGTGTCACTTGTTAGGTTTAATTTTTGTTTTAACATAGATTTTTTGGTCAAATTGGATGTGACTTCTACCCCCAATTTGTTGATTACATCAAAAACCTTGTCAAACATATTTAAATGCCAATTTGCTATTGGTAGACTTTTAGCATAAAACAACATTGTTCAAGAACGATATTCAAAATCTAGTTGGCGTAATGTTTCAAAAACCAAACTTAGTGGTCCAGTTTCAATATCTGCATCAGTAGTTAAAAATCCTAAGCCAATCAATAAGATTGATTCATAGTAATTTTTTATTTCATTAAAATTTTGAATAAATTCATTTTCATGAATAAGTGCTGTCATCTTTTCATCAATTAATTTTGATGTGGCTATTAATTGGTCAAAATCACCATCTTTGATTTTTTCATTTAAATCTAAGGTACTACCTATTGTGTTAAGGTCTTTGCTCCAAATTTGATTGAAATTATTTAATTGTTCAAAATATTTATCAAATTCATTTCACTGTTTTAAACTAAATAATTCTTTTACCAATTTTTTAAAGTTTTTTAAGTTATTTTTAAAAGTAGCTATTAAATTTTTAACATCTAATCTACTTATAAAGTCTAAATTACATTCATCATGTTGCTTCTGACAACATTCATTTTCCATAATGTTACAACTGCATAAATCACAGATTTTAAGTTCAATAACTGTCTCCAAACAATAATTTTTTTTCATTTTTCTTTTCCTCATTTGGGAAGTAATTTTGATGGGAATTCATTTAGAAATTTATTATTTATCTCATTAATTTCATAAATCAATAAATTGCTATAATCATTTCTACTGTTGGGTGTAAAAGATGATTGAAAAATACTTCCTTGTAGTTTTTCTATTTACATGTTTGTGCTTAACTCTCAAAAAAATAATGGTTTTTGTCATCAAAACAATCTTTTGATTATTATTATTTGCACATACTTAAATTATATACATTTACTAATTAAGATATGAGTTTTTATAAGAAAAATTAATATTTAGTCTATTTTTTTAGGTTTTAAGTAAAAAAAATGTGGTTTTAACCACATTTTAGTTAGTCCTTAAGGTGACTTACGACTGTTTTAATATTTCAGTCATATTTTTGTAAATAATCTTCAATTTCATTATCATTTGTTTTACCAGTTAATTCCTTCACAATGTTTATGCATCTTTGTTGCAACTTTTTGTTTGTTGCTTTAACATCAATCATTAAATTTTCAAAAACCTTGCCTTTTTTAATCATAATTGTGGTTGAAATCATATTGCAAACTAATTTTGTAGCAGTTCCTGCTTTCATGCGAGTAGATCCAGTTACAACTTCAGCACCTGTGTCAATGCAAATAACATCCTCGCAGTAATTGGCAAATTCATTGTTTTTTGACATACAAAGAGCTACTGGTAGTACTCCAACTTTTGCTGCGTACTTCAATGCTCCAATTACATATGGAGTTCTTCCTGAGGCTCCAATTCCTACAATACAGTCATTGCTATTTAAATTAAACTTTTTGATATCTCTTGCAAAACCAGCGATGTCATCTTCAGCACCTTCAATTGGAGTTTTAATAGCCTCATCTCCTCCAGCAATTATGCCTATAAAAGTTGAATTGTCTCCATAGGTAGGTAAAATTTCACTAGCATCTAAAATTCCAATTCGACCACTTGTTCCAGCCCCTACATAAAAGATTCTTCCAGATGTTTTAACTTTGTTAAACATTTTATCAATTATGCTTGCTAACTTTGACAATTGCTCATTAATTGCTATTGCAACTTTTTGATCTTCAGAATTAATAATTTTTAAAATTTCTATTGTTGATGCTTTATCAATTTGCATGCTTTTGCTATTTCGTTTTTCAGTATCGATATTTTCTAATTTCATACTAACATCCCTATTCTAAAATAAATTTAAATTCTTTGATCAATTCACTGTTTTCAAGCATTCACTCACTGATTTCCACATTACCAATAATATTAAATGAACCATCATTTTTAGCAGTTTCTTTCCAAATATTAACCTCACCACAATACCTAAGATTGTTTAGATTGTCAATTGTCACTGTTTTTGGTTCTATTCAACCAGCATTATTCTTTGGGTTAATTTTTTGATTGGTTTTTGTTAAACTTCTTGAACTTTCACTTCTAATAATATATAAACTCTGATCTGGCCTCACTTTATGAGACATTTTTAAGATTTCAATGTGTTCATCAAGAATTTCTTGATTAATTTTGTTAAATCTAAGTTTGACAAAATTGTCTTGATAACTTGTCATTATTTTTAACTCTTCACTATTGGCCATTGCATCTCCAACACAAGCAATGTCAACTTTCATCATTAACAGTTCATTTAATTGCATATAAATGTCATAATTTCGGTGATTTTCTATGGTTGGCAAACCCTTAAATAAAGGTAATCTTGGTTTAAAATGTGAGCAAGTAAATGCTAAAACTTCAATTCCTAATGATTTATAGAATTTATTTTTTTCATAAAAATATTCTTCTGCTAACCCTGAAAAAGGTTTTGGATAAAAGTTATGAAAAACCCCTATTTGATTTGGGTTTAAACCCAAGTTCCTTAACTTATCAAATCCTTCTGCATCAATGGTTGATGCATTTAAAAAGATTTTAAAGGTACTAGTTTTGCAAAGAGACACAATCTCTTGGTCAGAAAAACCATAATCCAATCTTAAACCATAAATTGAAATGCTACTTAAATCGAGTTCATCATAAACTTTTTTTGAAATATCTATAATTGCTTTCATTTTTAAAGAATCTATATAATTTAATAAAGTTTTAAACTGTTCTAAAAGTTTTAAATTAGCTTCAGGAATGTGTAGCGACATAAACACTAACTCAATTCCCTGATTTTTTGCTTCACTTATGTAATTAAAGTAATCAGCATCACTAATTCCTAAACCTGGATAAACTGAAATTGCACTTTTCATTATTTAAGATCAACCCCCTTAGTTCCAAAGAAATATGTTAATAAAAACCCTGATATATAAGTCACTACTAAACCAGAAAGATAAATCAGCATTCCAGTTCAAGGTAAACCATTACTTGCAGACATTAATGGAATTGCTAATAATCCACTTG includes these proteins:
- a CDS encoding MupG family TIM beta-alpha barrel fold protein, producing MKSAISVYPGLGISDADYFNYISEAKNQGIELVFMSLHIPEANLKLLEQFKTLLNYIDSLKMKAIIDISKKVYDELDLSSISIYGLRLDYGFSDQEIVSLCKTSTFKIFLNASTIDAEGFDKLRNLGLNPNQIGVFHNFYPKPFSGLAEEYFYEKNKFYKSLGIEVLAFTCSHFKPRLPLFKGLPTIENHRNYDIYMQLNELLMMKVDIACVGDAMANSEELKIMTSYQDNFVKLRFNKINQEILDEHIEILKMSHKVRPDQSLYIIRSESSRSLTKTNQKINPKNNAGWIEPKTVTIDNLNNLRYCGEVNIWKETAKNDGSFNIIGNVEISEWMLENSELIKEFKFILE
- the murQ gene encoding N-acetylmuramic acid 6-phosphate etherase yields the protein MKLENIDTEKRNSKSMQIDKASTIEILKIINSEDQKVAIAINEQLSKLASIIDKMFNKVKTSGRIFYVGAGTSGRIGILDASEILPTYGDNSTFIGIIAGGDEAIKTPIEGAEDDIAGFARDIKKFNLNSNDCIVGIGASGRTPYVIGALKYAAKVGVLPVALCMSKNNEFANYCEDVICIDTGAEVVTGSTRMKAGTATKLVCNMISTTIMIKKGKVFENLMIDVKATNKKLQQRCINIVKELTGKTNDNEIEDYLQKYDWNIKTVVSHLKD
- a CDS encoding BglG family transcription antiterminator, translated to MMRIDQILKELMTNGCLDIQTTINKWNISERTLRTDILRLKSKYQIEITKQGNYYILDHSISLHHNLTHETVDYNDKNQRIYWIVQKLFETNEVYVDQVFKSLYINFAVLKDDIKTINQNFVQDIIKFEQDQAGNKLILINSEQQKRKLFENYLVFNDEEYFKTQLFFRDLVSQNRQVSLYSLNEFVKIFYIMIHRILKNQIVKFDNFKNMQIEENNLLTKILDYISQEWNLQLPVHEIYYLEIKLMSYKLINSKIVFDLEKKLDNFLISNLQVNQINKSEVYKNLLQHIEALIIRYSTGIEFKNPYIDQIKNNYPWQYDTSIKLAKFLEAEFNLKNISEQELGFLAIHISLLEINSQQNQQFTSYLISDEKNVVSNILLHKITSEIQQLNKIQLISSVQLQEIELDKNDFLIIVGDQNINHINKIYIDPIITNKTIEFIKTKLNQKNINNNLNQFQKFYIQVNKIQDNLEAINLIVEKLNDQPNIKQKLLSALIEREQKSSTYIGDFTAIPHAETELVLENDYNLFFFKNGIMWKKRIVYFVFLININTQHKKNYRPYFETIVEFKKNVNEKMLKTINSEDDLNGI